A genomic window from Helicobacter suis HS1 includes:
- a CDS encoding zinc-binding dehydrogenase — translation MCAFLSIQTGLAVFTMSRYNLFSLKREVFMIKGFAMLGIGKVDIIEKEYLETVMPERKKLECGPLDALVRPIAVAPCTSDLHTCYEGGIGERHNMFLGHEGVGEVLEVGHLVRDFKEGDKVIIPAITPNWSALGSQRGYAQHGEAALSGWKFSNFKDGVFAEKIHINDADGNLGHLPEGVEATEAVMLSDMVTTGFHCAEEAKIMPGERVAVIGLGPVGLMALAGANLMGASEIYAIDCVPFRYEVAHKHYGATHYIDFTKAPMQEQILEITKGVGADKVLIAGGGVDILSDACACVVNGGIISNVNYFGSGDYLRLSRLDWNVGMGHKTIKGGLTPGGRHRMEKLARLLQTQKLDVKPIITHRLEGTFEAIAQSLAWMKDKPENFIKPVVSLKW, via the coding sequence GTGTGTGCGTTTTTAAGCATACAAACGGGGTTAGCCGTGTTTACAATGAGTCGTTATAATTTGTTTAGTTTAAAGCGGGAGGTTTTTATGATTAAGGGTTTTGCTATGCTTGGTATTGGAAAAGTAGATATTATTGAAAAAGAATACTTAGAAACGGTGATGCCAGAGCGCAAAAAATTAGAATGTGGCCCTTTAGATGCGCTGGTGCGCCCTATTGCAGTTGCTCCCTGTACTTCAGATTTACACACCTGTTATGAAGGAGGCATTGGGGAGCGCCATAACATGTTTTTAGGGCATGAGGGTGTGGGTGAAGTGTTAGAAGTGGGGCATTTAGTTAGAGATTTTAAAGAGGGCGATAAAGTGATTATCCCAGCCATTACGCCTAATTGGAGTGCCTTAGGGTCTCAAAGAGGCTATGCCCAACATGGAGAAGCTGCGCTTTCAGGGTGGAAGTTTTCTAATTTTAAAGATGGCGTGTTTGCTGAAAAGATTCATATTAACGATGCAGATGGGAATTTAGGGCATTTGCCAGAGGGGGTAGAGGCTACTGAGGCGGTGATGTTAAGCGATATGGTAACTACAGGCTTTCACTGCGCTGAAGAGGCAAAGATTATGCCCGGAGAGAGAGTAGCTGTAATTGGACTGGGTCCAGTAGGGTTAATGGCACTAGCGGGGGCTAATTTAATGGGAGCGAGTGAAATTTATGCAATAGATTGCGTACCTTTTCGCTATGAAGTGGCGCATAAACATTATGGCGCAACCCATTACATTGACTTTACAAAAGCCCCCATGCAAGAGCAAATTTTAGAGATCACAAAAGGTGTAGGGGCAGATAAAGTTTTAATTGCAGGGGGAGGGGTGGATATTTTAAGCGATGCGTGTGCGTGTGTGGTAAATGGAGGGATTATCTCTAATGTGAATTACTTTGGAAGTGGGGATTATTTGCGCCTCTCACGCCTAGATTGGAATGTGGGCATGGGGCACAAAACTATTAAGGGCGGTTTAACCCCGGGAGGGCGTCATCGCATGGAAAAACTCGCACGGCTCTTACAAACGCAAAAATTAGATGTCAAGCCCATTATCACGCATAGATTAGAAGGTACATTTGAAGCCATCGCTCAGTCTTTAGCATGGATGAAAGATAAACCAGAAAATTTTATTAAACCTGTTGTTAGTCTTAAATGGTAA
- a CDS encoding NAD(P)/FAD-dependent oxidoreductase, giving the protein MVKVLVLGAGYASLAFIKALPKRLLKTCHFTLISQSSQHYFSVLLHEVLAGIKGQYTLELSAILPPEVEFIQDCVLEIQEGKVLGERASYAYDKLVVGLGFHSDSFKIPGVETHAHSLVNFAGAQATHQALLQAIKTFDQARPFSLVVCGGGFSGIELLGALSDTLPNLCGSKAFKLTCIEALPGVLPMFKAKLVQKGVAYLQHLGVELEVGAKILECQHDCVVVEQNHIKKEIKADFIIWTCGVRGNPVIEKSSLFKSVRSRVEVNSFLQPLGLENREIFVLGDCALFKDKTNRPYAPTAQLASQMGTYLGKQFIHIIAKQQPKQPFIFKPKGSICSIGMGYAIGSIGGVDLCGKLSLWLKKYIEWRWKCLLRSNS; this is encoded by the coding sequence ATGGTAAAGGTACTTGTTTTAGGTGCGGGATATGCATCGCTGGCATTTATTAAGGCTTTGCCCAAGAGGCTTTTAAAGACTTGTCATTTTACGCTTATTTCTCAAAGCTCCCAGCATTATTTTAGCGTGCTTTTACATGAAGTGCTAGCAGGGATTAAGGGGCAATATACTTTAGAACTTAGCGCCATTCTCCCCCCTGAGGTGGAGTTTATCCAAGATTGTGTACTAGAAATCCAAGAGGGAAAAGTGCTAGGAGAGCGCGCTAGTTATGCCTATGATAAACTGGTTGTTGGGCTAGGTTTTCATAGCGATAGTTTTAAAATACCGGGTGTAGAAACACACGCACACAGTCTAGTTAACTTTGCAGGTGCACAGGCCACACACCAAGCTTTGCTCCAAGCGATTAAAACTTTTGATCAAGCGCGCCCTTTTTCTTTGGTGGTGTGTGGGGGGGGGTTTAGCGGCATAGAACTCTTAGGTGCACTAAGCGATACGCTCCCTAATCTATGCGGTTCTAAAGCTTTTAAGCTCACTTGTATAGAGGCTTTACCCGGTGTTTTACCTATGTTTAAAGCTAAGCTAGTGCAAAAGGGAGTGGCTTATTTACAGCATTTAGGCGTAGAGTTAGAAGTGGGGGCTAAGATTTTAGAATGCCAGCATGATTGCGTGGTTGTGGAGCAAAACCATATAAAGAAAGAAATCAAAGCAGATTTTATTATTTGGACTTGTGGGGTGCGGGGAAACCCGGTGATAGAAAAATCCTCTCTTTTTAAGAGTGTGCGCAGTAGGGTGGAAGTAAATAGCTTTTTACAGCCTTTAGGATTAGAGAATCGAGAGATTTTTGTACTGGGCGATTGTGCCCTTTTTAAAGACAAAACCAATAGGCCCTATGCTCCAACAGCCCAACTAGCCAGCCAAATGGGGACTTATTTAGGGAAACAATTTATCCATATAATCGCCAAACAACAGCCTAAACAACCCTTTATTTTTAAACCCAAAGGGAGCATTTGTTCCATTGGTATGGGCTATGCCATTGGTAGTATTGGTGGCGTTGATCTTTGTGGTAAGCTGAGTCTATGGTTAAAAAAATACATAGAATGGCGTTGGAAATGCCTTTTGCGATCTAATTCTTAG